The genomic segment atacctatgtgtttatattacgataattagaaacccactttaaaaaccaaaagtatttgaaaagtatttgagtagtattttcaatacttaaaaaaaaaacgtatttgagtatttattcaagtactttttaaaagtattctttataGGACTGCATCTATACCAATTGCCTAATAATGTCAATGTCCTGTTTTTGTCgtctacattattatacttattacgttttatttattgctaaatttgaaacattaagatttatagaatatttcaaaattaccaCCCGTGCCAACGCAATATTTACAActaagttttcagttttttttttataacatttgtgCAAGGTAGttaatcaaaaattcaaaacctTGCACTTATTTGGCtttgaatacctattataaactatGCATTTTAAACCGTAtctatcacaatattataaaatatgtgtatacattttgaagTGTTTACAtggatttacatattttgtttagttatttttttgtaaatgtcttATAGTTTCAAGGTATTTCGAGTATACACacattactattttagtattttacatattgtaaataataatgagatATGCAACTATAAATTTGTGTTTTGTGATTTTCAGCtaggaaaaaaatcaataatggaACTGTATGCTATCAAGCGACAGCTACATTAAAACCGGTGGAATATGGAACGCTATGTCAAAACACTATGGGTTGTAATAATGAAATTCAAATATCCTTAATGCCTGATTTGTCAGGTAATATAACGCTACAtactttataaatgtataaataactataaataacaataaagaatttataattttgaatggtTTCAGAGAATTTATCTAATGAAGAGCTTGTATGGGaagaaattatgaaaattaaaactatgcCAATTAGTATGGCTCACAAGAAAGAATTAAAAGCAAAACTAAAAGTAAGTTTTATGTTTGACATGTGTTAAGATAgtattaattagaaataaattaacttatcttTGGGTacataactattttatacatttataccaataatttattacgagTACCGCCTATactgtaaacatattttagaaatattaattataatcgactaaaacaatatatatttacctaaatgtaCTTACGagtatgtacctaaataaatattttattgttcaaataCCATTCTCCTAAAATATAGGACAAAGAGCTTCATAAACTGTTTATCTTGAATTACAATAAGTGATACTAAATATGCtgtattctattttaattgttcaatttGTTGTTAACACAGATGCTTAATTATCTAAATGTAGCTTTTACTATAAACTGttgtatattgataaatattgataCTTTGTTTACAGAGTGCAGATGCTTTTAGACTTCAAGGTTTCCAGCAGCTCAAATGGcaaaaacgaaaattttgtaattgtttgaAAACCAAGTGGTTagagttttataataaattccatttATGGAGTTcgagtttgaaaaaaatcgaaggcCACTGTGGTGCGGGTGTAGTGGAATtctttctttttataaaattgttaatttttttaaatgctttcaCAATGGTTGTGGTTTTTATTGTACTGATACTTCCTTCAGTTTATTGGGTAGAATTAAAAGGAGGAATCGCACCAGACCTCTGGAATGAATGTGGTTCGAGTAATGAGAGTGCCTCGATTGAATGTTGTAGTGCTATTTATGAGAACACTACTAGGGTAGCCAGGCCTCGAGTAACCATACATTACGTTATGGATATTATTCAAGGTACAGGTTGGGTTGAAACGACGCCCATGTATTATAGTTACTATCCTAATCAACAGTTCAGTGTCGGAAAATTATTCACTTATCATATACCGTTAGCATATATCGTTTCCACCATTagttattttcttttgttttttttgatcATTGTTAGGAAATCGATTAAGGGATTTAAACAAAGAATGGTAGAAAcacaagtacaatattatttgtattctaaTAGCATTTTTATTGGGTGGGACTTttgtattaacaataaaataccgGCCATATTAAAGCAAAAGGCGATATTCAATGAGCTGCGTTCGTTTTTGATCGCCGATAGACCGAAATTCGAAAACAGGAATCGCAGTAAGCaggttaacattataataattagattgcTCATTTCGTTTTTAGTCATTGCGTTGATCGGATCTGCTTGTTTCTCAGTTTATCTGATTTTTTATTACTCAATAAAGTTGTTGCAGCGAGAACAAACATTCATGTGGGCGTTCTTGTTGGAATTTGCGACACCGGTAGCGATAACATTTTACAACATAGTGTTACcaattatttttgatgtttttttaaagtttgaaaaccgTTCCATGTACCAAGAAACCCGGTTATGCATATTGAGAATAATATGCGTGAGATTATCGCTTTTGGTCGTACTGTTGGGTTCAATTTATAAGCTGATTAACTGCGTGCGGGAAAAATCTCAGTGCGCAAGTGCATTATGCAATTCTCCGCTTTGCTGGGAGACCTACGTGGGCAAAATTATGTATAAGCTTCTTATTGTTGACGTCGCATGCAAAATCGGCATCACCATTTTGATTAGTTGTCCCCGGAGCATACTGGTtaggcattttaaaaataatcttttccAAGTGATGTCCAATCAAGAACTTAATTTGGCCAAACACGTATTGGACGTTATCTACATTCAGATAATCGTGTGGTTGGGTAGTTTCTATGTGGCCCTGATGCCAGCCCTAGGCCTAGTATCGATGGTGATAATGTTCTACATAAAACGGTTTTCTTGTATCGTAAACTATAGCCTAGCTCAAAAGGTGTACAGCCCATCGAGAGCACATACAATGATCATGTCCATGTTACTCATGTCTTACGTGCTTTGCGTAACCACGTGGTTGGCGGTTGTATCAAAAATAACGCCATCCAGGTCTTGTGGTCCGTTCAAAGGACTACCGTCCATTTGGAGGGTTTTGATTGATTTCATACGCACCATACCTCCGTGGACGATTACGTGTTACGAAATACTGTTTAGTGTAAACTTTGTGGTCCCGTTGATTTTCATACTTTCGTGCATCGTCTACTACTATCACACCGTTATGGgatccaataaaaaaatgattgtggtTCTCCGCAAGCAACTTGTACTTGAAGGACACGACAAACAGTTTCTGTTGAACAGGTTGAGTGCGTTTATTAAACAACAAGACAGACGTCGCAAAGCCACCGAAAATAACGGTGAAATCGACGTATTGCTTTCTTGAATATTGCACAAAA from the Acyrthosiphon pisum isolate AL4f chromosome X, pea_aphid_22Mar2018_4r6ur, whole genome shotgun sequence genome contains:
- the LOC100164607 gene encoding transmembrane channel-like protein 7, with the protein product MSESERKKRSQCIDVWEEAGSEFYQESYPGMEADLEAFQKNPNKLSTLLPSNKTRTARKKINNGTVCYQATATLKPVEYGTLCQNTMGCNNEIQISLMPDLSENLSNEELVWEEIMKIKTMPISMAHKKELKAKLKSADAFRLQGFQQLKWQKRKFCNCLKTKWLEFYNKFHLWSSSLKKIEGHCGAGVVEFFLFIKLLIFLNAFTMVVVFIVLILPSVYWVELKGGIAPDLWNECGSSNESASIECCSAIYENTTRVARPRVTIHYVMDIIQGTGWVETTPMYYSYYPNQQFSVGKLFTYHIPLAYIVSTISYFLLFFLIIVRKSIKGFKQRMVETQVQYYLYSNSIFIGWDFCINNKIPAILKQKAIFNELRSFLIADRPKFENRNRSKQVNIIIIRLLISFLVIALIGSACFSVYLIFYYSIKLLQREQTFMWAFLLEFATPVAITFYNIVLPIIFDVFLKFENRSMYQETRLCILRIICVRLSLLVVLLGSIYKLINCVREKSQCASALCNSPLCWETYVGKIMYKLLIVDVACKIGITILISCPRSILVRHFKNNLFQVMSNQELNLAKHVLDVIYIQIIVWLGSFYVALMPALGLVSMVIMFYIKRFSCIVNYSLAQKVYSPSRAHTMIMSMLLMSYVLCVTTWLAVVSKITPSRSCGPFKGLPSIWRVLIDFIRTIPPWTITCYEILFSVNFVVPLIFILSCIVYYYHTVMGSNKKMIVVLRKQLVLEGHDKQFLLNRLSAFIKQQDRRRKATENNGEIDVLLS